In Lolium rigidum isolate FL_2022 chromosome 3, APGP_CSIRO_Lrig_0.1, whole genome shotgun sequence, the genomic window GTTGGTACTGCTTGTACCCAATTATGCTGACTAACGTAGATGGAGTCCCACCTGGAAAGGCATCAATAATTAGTTAGTTGGACTACATGTACTGACCAGAATTTTGTGTATTTGTTGCTCATATCACATATCTAAATTTGCACACATATACACCAACCTATGTTTGCCGTGTAGCAATGAACAGAACATGTCAATGGACTCACCTAAAAGAAGTTTCTTAACTTCACTGGCATTTCTAGATGCCTCCAGCTGAAGCTCAAAAGAGCTTGTACTGCTCTTTCTGTTACCAGTAGCTTCATCCGCACTTCCTGATGGGTGCTTGTCAGATTGACTCGCACCTGCACCTCCTTGAAGTCCATCCAACTTGGTGAAGAAGACACCATTAGGCCAGAGCGTCTGTAGAATGGTAAATCTGTTAATGACATACGAATGGAGAACTAGAGTTGTTATCCAAGTTACAACTAACTAAAGCTAGATCTTATTTCACACTTCATGGGCCATATAACAGAAGTCAAGTAGTGATATTTAAATCATGGACCCTAGCATATAAGAATGATTTGCTAAGTATTGTGGTATTTATGTCATGCTAATGTTTAGCAAAAAGTGATTTGGTACCAAGTGCCCACCCTTCGCATAGAGCTTGTGGCTGAAAAAATGTACTGCACAATTTGCATTACTGATCCATGTGAAACCTTTTCTAGTTGCAACTACTTTTTACATGGTTTGCTGCAGATAACGTAGCAAACATTAATCTAGTAGCTTAAAAGTATAAAGTGCACTTCAGTTTACAGAAAAAGTATAAAGTGCCTCCTTACATCTTGAATCCAACGGATTCCTTGTATAATGACCTCATCTCTTCTAAGCCAATTAATCTGTCTTATAATCCAATCATCGATTGCATCTTCCATGAGTAACTGCAAGATTTGTTTTGATATCCAAAGAACTTGTTTTCTGCAGATAACATAAGTATCAAGTCAATCATCATATTTATCTGCAATAGAAAGATAGAAACAGCTGGACTGTAGAAGTATTCTGAATCCAATCATGGATGGTGAAAGTATCTGTCTTTCATAGGGATATCATGCCAAAACTGAGAAATGAACCTTGGTCCATATCTCTTGATATTTAACCCTGAATAAACAtaccaatcatcatcatccaattATACTACTAAAATATGTGAAGTGAGAACTATAAATTatatccagcaatcggccaagaaGCTCTATCACAATCCTGAGGGTGTCTAGAATATTGCCTTTAGGTTACTCGTTGAAAACTAGCAggcaaacatatcagaaaaaatatatgaaaaaaaATCGAACCTTATCCAACCACGTCGCTTTAGTTGGAACACCTTGTCTACCAGATTCAATAAAGGCACGCTCACATTTGTTGGCACCCACTGACAAACAAAAGAGAGGTTTTAGGGCGTAGTGGAAAAACCTTTAGAACAGAAGTTCCTGCTATTTGATTCAAAGATAGCCACATGTTAGAAAAGCATACCTCAGGAGGAATTCCAGACGGATCCTCAAATGGTTTTACAGATGACATGTTTGCAGAATCTGAATTTCCCCTCGCGGGTTTTTCTATTCGTTGGTTTACTTGTGCATCACAACTAGTGCATGCTTCGATGTGCTTAATATCATTTGAGCCGTACCCTCCATTGTTCAATTCATTGTCTGAGTGGCATGAATGACATGAACTATTTACAGATGAGGGGCGATCTTCACAGTTACTATCAACATCGGAAAGGCTATGTGAACTTCCCAAGTGTCTATTCTGCAGATTCTGGTTGTCTATCTCTTCCTGGTTCCAAGATAAAGGCATCCTATTATCAGCAAATTGTGAATAAGGTGCGCTCGGGGATGATGTGCTGACCGCGCGTTTTAGACCATCTGAAACTCCTTTAACATGCCGAACAATGTCATCCATGGCATCATCAACGTTGACTGCTgatgcaaaaataaataaataaatatcttGAGTTGAGAAATACTAAATACACAAGCTCATAATTGTGAAAAAAAGAGAATGGGAAGAGATTCACAccagccaaggttttcataacAGAAGTGGACTTTCCAGCTGAGTAATTCTAcaaaatggaaaaggaaataaagTGAGAAGAACCACAGGAAAGTATAAAAAAAATGTGTTCATTCTTTCACTTGTCAAGGAGAGGGCATAAATTTCGTTGGCTCAATACACACCTTTGATGACTCACTAAGAAAATCCATAACTTCATGCTGCTCTGCAATATTAGCGATCGACAAGAGATCCTATTGAACAGAAATGATATTGTAAACAAATTTGAAGTAAAAAGTGGGATGAATGTTACAAGACTAAAGCATACTTGAAGATATCTGTCCAGTAGAATACATCGCTGGTGCACAAGGTAATCATCAATACTAGATGAAAGGAAACTCTTTGGAGGCAAGTGCAATGAGTAATTAGGTATTTCCTTCAGTTGTCTATGAAGACGTTCAAAGTTTCGGTATCTACAAATAGAAGTTGAAAGTCAGCACCATATATTATAATTAGAGGTACTCTGCTATTTCAAAGCTGTTAGAAATCTAGCAATATGCCAGTAAGCATGCCTTCTTTTCACAAACCAGGCCTTGTTATCTGCACCAGTGACAGCAATAGAATAAACTGCAAAAGATTTTGAACCCAGTTTCTCGAAATATGCACCCACTACCTGCAAACAAAATACAAAACCACAACTTGAGTACAATACGGATATCAAGAGGATAGAACTTCACATAGATAGCTAGACATTGCATCAACAATAGTTGGAAGGTAGGAAGCAATTGCTAGGCTAATCATGTAAAAACAGAACATGCAATTTGAAGCAACATGCGAAGTAGTTATCACACAGAACCAGTAAACCAAACAGTAAACTGTATATGTATTGATTCTTATTGGACACAAAATGGTAGAAGCAACAGAACCAaataaactcacatgatatccatttAAATACTAAAtagaaacaacatatatatggtgATGTAATTGCATGACAAGTAAAACACAAACCTCACACCATAAAAACTCGATAATAATAGCTAGAACAAATTGCCAGCAACGTGCAAAACACAAAATTAGCGATTAGCATTTGATTGTCATCAACATATGAACCTATCTCAGAACATATTATGCTAGTGCCTATTATTATACTAGCTTCCCATACAAACATAATTTGGTCCTTGATAAGTACTACTAATTAAAATATATACTACATGGTTTAAATCCATTTATTCAGTAGCACCGACTAATCATATATAGTTCTCTATTTCTGAAGAAAAAAGGATACTGAAAAGAGTGGCAGTGATAGGGTCAGCAAAACTTACCCGACACCTTATCTTCTGAGCGTATATTAGTACCTCACCATGTGAGGAAGGACCTGAACCTTTGTCCTCTTGATTTTTCTTTGCATTTAAGCTTTCATTGGAAATCACAGTTTGATTACTTTTGGCCAAATGTCTTTTCTCCATATCCGGACTACTATTAGACCGCTTTAGCTGAGCTTTTGTGTTCTTCACAGCTTCAGAGTGTTTTTCCTTGCTGCTATAATAAACTTGACTCTGCTCTTTTGATTTCACCTCATCTGTATTTTGCGAAACAAGTGGGTGACTGCCCGCGACAAAAGTGGACTGAGCATTCCTATTTGAACCTTGCATCAAATTGACCATGTATTTGTCATCAACTGATGTAACTCTCTCATTGAAGTTAGGGGATAACTCTTTTCCGGCCGCTACTGCAGTTCGAATGTTATCTACGCGTCCTGCACCTTTTCCTTTTGTTGGATGCTCCACCTTCACCATTTTCTTTTGGTAATTTCTCCCAATAGCCCACATGTTCTCAAGGTTCTCCGGAGCAAGAACCTGAGACCGCCTTTCAGTAGCTGCATCCAATACCACTGCCCAATCTGCCTGACGAGGCAGGACGGTCCTCCCATGTTCATCCACTGACACTTTTGACTTGTCACCCTCAAGGGATGTCATCCCGGAACTACTTGATTCTGCAGACAACTTTTGTGATTCCGTTTGACGACCCTGGGGACCTCCTTTATAAGATGAATGATCATTTGTTACCCCAACTACAGTAGTAGTCTTGTTCACGCTGCCTCCAATGTTTGTGTCTTTATTGTTTAGAAAACAGATAATTAGCTCATTCACATAGCTAGGAAAAGAAAGAAACTAAATTAGTAATTGATTTAGCACTGCAACAAAAAGTAAGTATGCATATAGATAACCAAACGATGTGAACTTTCCACAATTTTGAAGCACCGCTTTATTTCGTGTACAGATTACATGCATGAGAAACAAAATGCATTGATTTTCTTCTGGACATGTCATGAACACATGAACTGAAGTACCGAGAACGTGAAACTGAAAACAAAAGGCATGTAATAGAgctcaaaataaaacaaagtgaAGAAAAGAGAGCTTACATCGGACTTGCAAAGTTCATCACTGGTTGCAAGACTAGGCAAGTCAGTAGTTCCCTGGAGAAGCAGCGGACCAATGGACTTTGTGCATCTTGTGGTCTCAACACTAGGGCCATAATACCCCCAACTAGTTCTTGAAGAACCTATAGCCCACCTCAAAAATTAATTGTTGGATAAATGGATTACAACGAAGCTAAGGGTGTTAGCCCTCACCTTGTATTCGTGTTCTGAAGATAACAATGCAGGGTGAAGTTCCTGTGAAACTATCAGGTGCTGCTTCAATCTCTCATCTCTTTCCTCGGAAGACAATGTTACCATGACATCAACACCAATTTGAGACTGATTCTTTCGGAACATATCGACATGTTTTCCAACCAAATCAGCCATATCCCTGCAATGGAGAAAAAATTTGAAACCATTTCAATTTCAATGGAGATAATTATTTGCTAAACAAGTAGACCGCAGATAGTAGATCAATTCTTCACTCACCTTGTTAGCAAGTCCACTAGATTCATCTCCTTCGCCCTGCCTGATACCTCACCAAGAGCATGGAGAATTAAGCCGCGTATCAGTTCTGGAGCCTCTCTATCAGGAGTAATAGAAGAATACCACAAGTCCGTGACAAAGTCCCGCAGAATATTGTCGATGAAACTTTCAAAAGCAGCCTCAACAGAAGGTGAACCAACTTTCCTTCTCCATCTTGAAACTGGTGGCACATTTGAGAGCCGGTGATCATTAGCAGACAACTGCCGTTTTGACGCTTGAGACAAATATGTCTGCTTAGGTACAGGCTGGCTTCTCCAACGGAACTCCACTTTGAAGGAGATGTAACGCAAAAACGCCAGTATAAGAATGGACATAGGAACATTTGTCCACATTGATTTACTTGTATCTATTTCAAAGAAAGATGATGACGAGTGTTAGAAAGACAGTACATTGGAGATAGAAGCTACAGATGATGTAGAAATCAATAGCTGTTACGGCAATAATGGGAACACACTAGAAACCATAAGTAACCTCTTGATTGCCAACAAATTGATTAAGCACATAGTGAAGCAAAAAAAAGGAAGGGGGGTGTATATTCACATCTCAAGCTAAATTTGTTCATTCAATTGAAGCTACATTTCCACCAACAACTGGATTGGATGTTGCAGATAATTCACAAGCAGTGGATCCGTGTATCCATATTAAATACAAAAAGCTTTATCTCATTTCATTCAACACAAACATATGCCTATCTACAAATATCATGTAAACCTAACAAACATTGTAAAATGAGAAGTTCGTCTAGTATGACTTAAATCAAGTGACTAGCAATGAAGAGAAAATGTTACGTAATGAGCCAGAACAGAAAACATATGCTCGCTTGCACCCATCATTAGTGAGAACGGGCATAATTTTGATCATGAAAAACGTCTTGCGGTATCATAGATTTAAGTTTTTCTTAATAATTTTGATCTAACCAAGCAAGTTTCCTTGCTAATGAGCTCAACTCttctctaccaataaaagcatgaaCCAAATCAAAGGCCAGCAGAAACTAACAGCTGAAAAGTCAGCTAACAAAAGCGGTGAAAACCCCCTGCTGTCAGATGCGTTCCGCGGCTAATTTGCAGGCAATTGCAAGCTCTAGTTGTCCGACTAGCAAAAGTCGTGTCAACTTTCTGACTCATTATCCACcgaattcctcgcaatcccaaaaTCTCTCACGAATACATCCTGGCGCAGCAACGATCGCCACTGCGTATCCACGAAACGACAGGACGATCCAATTCCAGCCCGAGCAATCTAATCGCATCGGGGGTGGCGTCCGTCAATCGCCGCGTAGTAGTAGCACATATCGGGGGGTAAACGAAAGGGGGATCAAGGAAAAATTGGGCGTGCTTACGCGTCATGAAGTAGGAGATGGCGAAGATGCAGAGCGCCCAGCACAGGGTCCGCACCTTGGCCTCCTCGATCAGATCGTCCACGCTCCCCATCGCCCTCCGCATCTCCGCGCGCGGCGGGGGGCGCGCAGGCCAGACGGTGGAGGGCAGAGGCTCCGGCGCCCGGCGGGATCGCTCAGGGTGTCCCGACGCTAGGgtttcgctgccgccgccgccgtcgccggagaagaactCGACGGCCGGcgttttatttaatttttttctttGTCTCGTTTCCTTCCTGTTTTGGGGGCGTGACCGAGTTGAAGCTGTGTGCGGCCCGGACAGCGCTTGTCtgcggcgcgcgcgcgcgtggcTGGCGTGCGGGGCCCAGTTGTCAGTGGGAGAGGGGAGTGTGACGGTTTCCGCGCGGGACCCGCGTGACATCCGGTCTCATGCCGGGACAGCTTGCTTCAACGGCTGATATAACGATAACTATGGCGGTTATGTTCACTGACATGTGGGACGGGCCAACGTACTGTCATCATCATCGGTATGAACAGGGGTGGAAGGACAGAAACAGCTAAATCGCGATGTAGATTCACATGCACCTGCAAGAGTGTAATATTTTTCCTCTTCCTGTTTTATTATTACTATAATTTTCTGAAAAATCAGCAAGACTCTATTGTtgataagaaaaaaaaaagactctCTTAtagaggcggaatattcattcagtgggaggcgacgttcccgtcgacagcgaggcgcctgtggtgacttcgtcaatttcaagatccaattcgccggctcagtcttccgggaggtgctcatagaggtaggatgTGCGTGTGTACGTTCATATGAGTGAGCGTATGTGCGTGTATGTGAGCGGATGTGTTTGTACCGTGTTTCTAAAAACAAAATTAAAGTAACGGTTAATATCGTTCAGGAG contains:
- the LOC124703342 gene encoding uncharacterized protein LOC124703342 isoform X1 yields the protein MRRAMGSVDDLIEEAKVRTLCWALCIFAISYFMTHTSKSMWTNVPMSILILAFLRYISFKVEFRWRSQPVPKQTYLSQASKRQLSANDHRLSNVPPVSRWRRKVGSPSVEAAFESFIDNILRDFVTDLWYSSITPDREAPELIRGLILHALGEVSGRAKEMNLVDLLTRDMADLVGKHVDMFRKNQSQIGVDVMVTLSSEERDERLKQHLIVSQELHPALLSSEHEYKVLQELVGGIMALVLRPQDAQSPLVRCFSRELLTCLVLQPVMNFASPIYVNELIICFLNNKDTNIGGSVNKTTTVVGVTNDHSSYKGGPQGRQTESQKLSAESSSSGMTSLEGDKSKVSVDEHGRTVLPRQADWAVVLDAATERRSQVLAPENLENMWAIGRNYQKKMVKVEHPTKGKGAGRVDNIRTAVAAGKELSPNFNERVTSVDDKYMVNLMQGSNRNAQSTFVAGSHPLVSQNTDEVKSKEQSQVYYSSKEKHSEAVKNTKAQLKRSNSSPDMEKRHLAKSNQTVISNESLNAKKNQEDKGSGPSSHGEVLIYAQKIRCRVVGAYFEKLGSKSFAVYSIAVTGADNKAWFVKRRYRNFERLHRQLKEIPNYSLHLPPKSFLSSSIDDYLVHQRCILLDRYLQDLLSIANIAEQHEVMDFLSESSKNYSAGKSTSVMKTLAAVNVDDAMDDIVRHVKGVSDGLKRAVSTSSPSAPYSQFADNRMPLSWNQEEIDNQNLQNRHLGSSHSLSDVDSNCEDRPSSVNSSCHSCHSDNELNNGGYGSNDIKHIEACTSCDAQVNQRIEKPARGNSDSANMSSVKPFEDPSGIPPEWVPTNVSVPLLNLVDKVFQLKRRGWIRKQVLWISKQILQLLMEDAIDDWIIRQINWLRRDEVIIQGIRWIQDTLWPNGVFFTKLDGLQGGAGASQSDKHPSGSADEATGNRKSSTSSFELQLEASRNASEVKKLLLGGTPSTLVSIIGYKQYQRSARDIYYFLQSTVCVKQLTFAMIEQVLVSLFPELHKLIEDIHEKGHKEQAAFTYQL
- the LOC124703342 gene encoding uncharacterized protein LOC124703342 isoform X2 encodes the protein MRRAMGSVDDLIEEAKVRTLCWALCIFAISYFMTHTSKSMWTNVPMSILILAFLRYISFKVEFRWRSQPVPKQTYLSQASKRQLSANDHRLSNVPPVSRWRRKVGSPSVEAAFESFIDNILRDFVTDLWYSSITPDREAPELIRGLILHALGEVSGRAKEMNLVDLLTRDMADLVGKHVDMFRKNQSQIGVDVMVTLSSEERDERLKQHLIVSQELHPALLSSEHEYKVLQELVGGIMALVLRPQDAQSPLVRCFSRELLTCLVLQPVMNFASPIYVNELIICFLNNKDTNIGGSVNKTTTVVGVTNDHSSYKGGPQGRQTESQKLSAESSSSGMTSLEGDKSKVSVDEHGRTVLPRQADWAVVLDAATERRSQVLAPENLENMWAIGRNYQKKMVKVEHPTKGKGAGRVDNIRTAVAAGKELSPNFNERVTSVDDKYMVNLMQGSNRNAQSTFVAGSHPLVSQNTDEVKSKEQSQVYYSSKEKHSEAVKNTKAQLKRSNSSPDMEKRHLAKSNQTVISNESLNAKKNQEDKGSGPSSHGEVLIYAQKIRCRVVGAYFEKLGSKSFAVYSIAVTGADNKAWFVKRRYRNFERLHRQLKEIPNYSLHLPPKSFLSSSIDDYLVHQRCILLDRYLQDLLSIANIAEQHEVMDFLSESSKNYSAGKSTSVMKTLAVNVDDAMDDIVRHVKGVSDGLKRAVSTSSPSAPYSQFADNRMPLSWNQEEIDNQNLQNRHLGSSHSLSDVDSNCEDRPSSVNSSCHSCHSDNELNNGGYGSNDIKHIEACTSCDAQVNQRIEKPARGNSDSANMSSVKPFEDPSGIPPEWVPTNVSVPLLNLVDKVFQLKRRGWIRKQVLWISKQILQLLMEDAIDDWIIRQINWLRRDEVIIQGIRWIQDTLWPNGVFFTKLDGLQGGAGASQSDKHPSGSADEATGNRKSSTSSFELQLEASRNASEVKKLLLGGTPSTLVSIIGYKQYQRSARDIYYFLQSTVCVKQLTFAMIEQVLVSLFPELHKLIEDIHEKGHKEQAAFTYQL